The Opisthocomus hoazin isolate bOpiHoa1 chromosome 20, bOpiHoa1.hap1, whole genome shotgun sequence genome window below encodes:
- the TMEM248 gene encoding transmembrane protein 248, which yields MFNINLLENLKVYISSRPPLVVFMISVSAMAIAFLTLGYFFKIKEIKSPEMTEDWNTFLLRFNDLDFCISENETLKHLINDTTTPESTVTSGQARSSTQSPQALEDSGPINISVTITLTLDPLRPFGGYSRNVTHLSSTIFGHQIGLSGRESHEEINITFTLPAAWNSDDCVLHGHCEQVVFTTCMTVTAASNVFPVTVQPPHCVPETYSNATLWYKIFTTARDSNTKYAQDYNPFWCYKGAIGKVYHALNPKLTVIVPDDDRSLINLHLMHTSYFLFVMVITMFCYAVIKGRPSKLRQSNTEFCSEKVALSEA from the exons ATGTTCAACATAAACCTGTTGGAGAACCTGAAGGTTTACATCAGCAGTCGACCTCCGCTTGTGGTCTTTATGATCAGTGTAAGTGCTATGGCAATAGCTTTTCTGACACTGGGTTATTTCTTCAAAATCAAGGAGATCAAATCACCAGAAATGACAGAG GACTGGAATACCTTCCTCCTGAGGTTTAATGATTTGGACTTCTGTATATCTGAGAATGAAACCTTAAAGCATCTCATCAATGATACCACAACTCCAGAAAGTACTGTGACCAGCGGACAGGCGAGATCTTCGACTCAGTCTCCACAAGCTCTCGAGGACTCTGGTCCAATAAATATCTCTGTAACAATCACGTTGACGCTGGACCCACTCCGACCATTTGGTGGATATTCTCGCAATGTCACACATCTAAGTTCCACAATTTTTGGACATCAAATTGGACTCTCAG GCAGAGAATCCCATGAGGAGATAAATATTACATTCACCCTGCCGGCTGCCTGGAATTCAGATGACTGCGTTCTTCATGGCCACTGTGAGCAGGTTGTGTTCACAACCTGCATGACTGTGACAGCGGCCAGCAACGTGTTTCCTGTCACAGT tcAGCCACCACATTGTGTTCCGGAAACATACAGCAATGCTACACTTTGGTACAAGATCTTCACCACAGCAAGGGACTCTAATACAAAATATGCACAAGATTATAACCCTTTCTGGTGTTACAAAGGAGCAATCGGAAAAGTGTATCATGCTTTAAATCCCAAACTAACTGTTATAGTTCCAGAT GATGATCGCTCTCTAATAAACCTGCACCTCATGCATACCAGTTACTTTCTTTTTGTGATGGTGATTACCATGTTCTGCTATGCAGTTATTAAAGGCAGACCAAGCAAACTGAGGCAAAGCAATACAgaattctgctctgaaaag gTTGCTTTGTCAGAAGCGTAA